The following proteins are co-located in the Phocoena phocoena chromosome 1, mPhoPho1.1, whole genome shotgun sequence genome:
- the UTP25 gene encoding U3 small nucleolar RNA-associated protein 25 homolog, with product MGKRRSRSQSQLLNSLTKKQKKHLRDFGEEHPFYDRVSRKEAKPQTCQLSESLDTSSSESEAESEPEQVSGYNRLLATLKDVSKEDEEEEEEEDSVIDETEMNLEDGDSDISVEEETAVTSTDMQKNAALPADPKGKDGHGPPGTSEESPEEFTDAKHESLFSLETNFLEEEREGSCSLKALQDPFAQHVNKELKEKEIQAVATNPKTTHQLKWPILGQLVFSSRFQQLETFKPPKDIDLKSLHLQKPLESTWIKTNSQFLSGPPNSSSPFTPLQKELFLIMNSYRDLFYPERTALKNGEEIRHVYCLHVINHVLKANAQVLANNSRCRSQKLGVGDDDDFRDQGLTRPKVLIVVPFREAALRVVQLFISLLEGDSKKKIIVSNKKRFNGEYGSDPEERPPNLKRPEDYEAVFVGNIDDHFRTGVAILQRSIRLYAPFYSSDILIASPLGLRTIIGGEGEKKRDFDFLSSIELLIIDQADIYLMQNWEHVLHLMNHMNLLPLDSHGVDFSRVRMWSLNNWSKYYRQTLLFGALQDAQINSVFNKYCVNVQGQVAVRNVPMTGCISHVLVQLPHVFQRMEAENLASVIDARFNFFVNKILPQYRDAVMSHTLIYVPSYFDFVRLRNYFKKEDLNFTHICEYTQKSGVSRARHFFLQGEKQFLLLTERFHFYKRYTIKGIRNLIFYELPTYPHFYSEVCNMLQATTRGEEAAWTCTVLYSKYDAQRLAAVVGVERAAQMLQSKKNVHLFITGER from the exons ATGGGCAAGCGCAGGAGCCGGAGCCAGAGCCAGCTGCTCAACTCCCTAACTAAAAAGCAGAAGAAGCATCTAAGAGATTTCGGCGAGGAGCATCCCTTCTATGACAG GGTTTCCAGAAAGGAAGCAAAACCACAGACTTGTCAACTG TCAGAGAGTTTAGATACTTCAAGTTCTGAAAGTGAAGCAGAGAGTGAACCAGAACAAGTTTCTGGTTACAACAGACTACTTGCCACATTAAAGGATGTTTCCAAGGaagatgaggaggaggaagaggaagaagacagtGTTATAGATGAGACAGAAATGAATCTTGAAGATGGCGATAGTGACATCAGTGTGGAGGAAGAGACGGCAGTAACGTCTACTGACATGCAGAAGA ATGCGGCCTTACCTGCTGACCCTAAGGGAAAAGATGGGCACGGGCCACCTGGCACATCAGAGGAATCCCCAGAGGAGTTTACAGATGCAAAACATGAGTCACTCTTCAGCCTAGAAACTAACTTTCtcgaagaggaaagagaaggcagcTGTTCTCTGAAAGCATTACAAG ATCCATTTGCACAACATGTAaacaaagaactgaaagaaaaagaaatccaggcTGTTGCCACAAATCCCAAAACTACCCACCAGCTAAAA TGGCCCATCCTGGgccagcttgtcttttcatccagGTTTCAACAGTTGGAAACCTTTAAACCCCCAAAGGACATTGACTTAAAGTCACTTCATCTCCAGAAGCCTCTGGAATCCACCTGGATCAAGACCAACAGCCAGTTCCTCTCTGGTCCCCCAAATTCAAGTAGCCCCTTCACACCCCTCCAGAAAGAGCTCTTCTTAATTATGAATTCTTACCGGGACCTGTTCTACCCAGAAAGGACTGCCCTCAAGAATGGGGAAGAGATCCGCCACGTGTACTGCCTGCATGTGATAAATCACGTCCTCAAAGCCAACGCCCAGGTGCTTGCCAACAACAGCAGATGCCGAAGCCAGAAACTTGGggtgggtgatgatgatgacttCAGGGACCAAGGGCTAACGAGGCCCAAG GTGCTGATAGTGGTGCCATTCCGGGAAGCTGCTTTGCGGGTGGTACAGCTCTTCATCAGTCTTCTTGAGGGCGAcagcaagaagaaaataattgtaaGCAACAAAAAGAGGTTTAATGGAGAGTATGGCTCAGATCCCGAGGAGAGACCACCCAACCTGAAGAGGCCTGAAGATTATGAAGCTGTATTTGTCGGCAACATTGATGACCACTTCAGGACTG GAGTGGCAATACTGCAGAGAAGCATCCGACTTTATGCCCCCTTCTATTCGTCAGACATCCTCATTGCCTCCCCTCTGGGCTTGAGGACCATCATtggtggagaaggagagaagaagagagattttGACTTTCTGTCTTCTATTGAGCTTCTCATCATTGATCAAGCTGACATTTACCTGATGCAGAACTGGGAGCATGTCTTG CATTTGATGAACCACATGAACCTGCTGCCCCTGGACTCACACGGGGTGGACTTTTCTCGAGTGCGCATGTGGAGCCTCAATAATTGGTCCAAGTACTATCGTCAGACGCTGCTGTTTGGGGCCCTGCAGGATGCCCAGATCAACTCTGTATTCAACAAGTACTGCGTCAATGTGCAAGGCCAG GTGGCTGTGAGGAACGTCCCGATGACAGGCTGCATCAGTCATGTCCTGGTGCAGCTCCCACATGTCTTCCAGAGGATGGAAGCTGAAAACCTAGCTTCAGTGATTGATGCCAG GTTTAACTTTTTCGTCAACAAGATTTTGCCTCAGTATCGTGATGCAGTCATGTCTCACACGCTTATCTATGTCCCCTCCTACTTTGACTTTGTGCGTCTCCGAAATTACTTCAAGAAGGAGGACCTGAACTTCACTCATATCTGCGAGTACACCCAGAAGTCTGGTGTCTCCAGGGCCAGACACTTCTTCCTTCAAGGAGAGAAGCAGTTCCTGCTCCTCACAGAGCGCTTCCATTTCTACAAAAG GTACACAATAAAAGGCATCAGGAACCTGATTTTCTATGAACTGCCAACATATCCCCACTTCTACAGTGAAGTCTGTAACATGCTGCAAGCCACCACCAGAGGAGAGGAAGCTGCCTGGACCTGCACTGTCCTCTACTCCAAGTACGATGCCCAGAGGTTGGCTGCTGTGGTCGGGGTGGAGCGGGCTGCACAGATGCTGCAGTCCAAGAAGAACGTCCACCTCTTCATTACTGGAGAGAGATGA